The Rhododendron vialii isolate Sample 1 chromosome 1a, ASM3025357v1 region TTCTAAATGCTTTAGCGTGGTAGTGATTAAATTTGTGTGAACTACTTGatttccatcaattttcattGGGTCCAATTTGTTATGTTACCaggtaatttttttagaataaggAGTGCCTTTTCATTTGGAGCTAAAAGACTGGCAAGATTACTTGACTGCCCCAAAGGCAACCTTGTTTATGAAGTGAATCAGTTCTTTACGAATACATGGGATAGACATGGAAGCGGAAATCGCCCTGATGCACCAAGTCTTGATTTGTTGCCCTTGAGATTGTCAACTTCTGATGACCTGCGTGAGAATCCAAAGAACAATTCAAATGTCGAAAGAATAAGTGAGAATGCTTCCGGTTATGAGACCAAAGTTGCCCATACTCATTCACGTAATTCTTCGCAGAGCATATCTACATCTGAAGCTACTCTCACTCCAACCCAAAAGAGGTACAACCACCTGAACAACTTCAGGGTTTCGCATAAGGTTGTACAAGAAGTTAGTCCTAATTCAGGTATGTACATCGATAAATGCCAGATGAGTGCTAGACCAGATCGTTTGGAGAGTGACACACTGGGGAGGTTCCTTTTTGCAAGGACACACTCTAGTCCTGAGCTTTCTGAGGCATATAGTGATGCCTCTTCTCGAAGAAGGCCTAATAAAATAGCGGAAGGCGGAAAATTTGAGGCTACCTCTGGAAGACAGGATAATAACAGAAGGAAGAAACCTGAATCTGAAATTTTAGTCAATCATAGTGCTCATTCTATGAATGATGAACCTTCGAGCAGTTCAACAAGTTACCACGGTGATTCAGGCTTGGGTGCTATGGGTGAGGAATTTTCTTCTGTGAGTGAGACACAAGGGATGCAACAGGAAGAGCAGGATCTTGTGAACATGATGGCATCTTTTACTGCTCACAGTCTTAATGGACAAGTTCATCTACTGCCGAATTTTGCTTCATCTCACCTTCGTCTTCCAATCTCACCTGCCATTCTAGCTTCAATGGGTTATGCTCAGAGAAATTTGACCGGAATGCATCCCCCAAATATTCCCTTGGTTGATCCTTCTTTTCTCAATATGCAGTTCCCTCGAGGTTTGGTTTCTCCACCACAAACCCCTTACTTCCCTGGCATTAGATTGAACTCGAATTCTGGAGATATAATTACACCTGGCAATGAACAATTGGGTACTGAATCTAACCTTGAAGAGGCTGATCCTGATTTCTGGGAGGACCAGAATGTTGGCTCCGCTGGAGACTTTGAGCTTGATGGTGGAAATTATGAAATGCTTCAATCAGAAGATAAGCCGCATTCAGATTCAATGGGCTTTGACTTTGTTCCCTCATCTCAAAGGCTGAGTGGTTCTAGCAGAAATGATAACAGAAGCGATAGTTCATCCTATAAAGATTACAGAAATGATGTTTATATAGATGACAGAATTACAAGTTCAAGGTTCTCATCCTCAGCTCACAGTAGTCCTCTCagaagtaaaacatcttcagaGAGTTCGTGGGATGGATCATCAGCAAATGTCTCAAAGTCAACAAGGGCAAAACGGGGGAAGAAAACAGCCTCTCTTTCAGATCCATCTATATCATACAGGAAAGGTAAAAATGCGTCAGAACATGATCCTCAGCCTGAGGAGGATGAAAGGGACTTATATCCACTGTTAACTATGGGCAGCGAAATGGCAGAAAGAAGCTCTCGTGTGCATGGCCACAAACTAGCTCAGACAAGTGGAGCAGACTCTATGATACCCATTGCTCCAGTGCTTTTAGGTCATGGTTCACGGCAGAGAATAATGGATAATTCTGGGGCTGTTCCCTTTACATTTTATCCTACAGGGCCACCCGTTCCATTCCTTACCATGCTTCCTATATATAATGCTCCATCTGAGACTGCAACTTCTAATGCATCATCAACAAGCCATTTTAGTGGGGAAGATGACCTGGATAGAAGTAATTCTGGTCAAAATTTTGATACATCTGAGGAACTGAATACTACCAATTCTTTGAGGGGGGTTGCTTCGGTTGAGACTCTCAATAAGCAGAAGTCCGACATTCTTAATGGTGATTTTGCTAGCCATTTGCAAAATTTGCAATATGGGCGGTTTTATCAAGACCCACCGTACAATGGAGGGCCTTCGGTATATCCTTCACCTTTTGCTTTGCCACCTGTGTACATGCAAGGGCACTACCCCTGGAATGGTCCTGGAAGACCTCTGTCAGCCAACATGAACTTCTCTCAGCTTATGAGTTATGGCCCACGGCTTGTTCCTGCGACTCAACCCCAGTCATCAGTGTCTAATAGACCTCCCAATGTCTATCAGCACTATGTTGATGAGGTGCCGAGACATCGGAGTGGGACGGGAACCTATCTGCCGAGTCCTGTAAGATGGTTCTTTAAGTTGTCCTATTTCTATGTCATTTTTTTAGTCGTTGCTTATTTTTCTGATGTACGAGTATTGTGAAGGTTTTCTTCTCACCAACAAAGAGACCGTTTTTTCCTTATCTCATGGAGTAGAAAGATGTTATGTATTTGATGATTGTAAATCGTACATGTTATTCAACCACCCATGTTGGCCTGTGTGCTTATTGTAGCCCACTGAATGGACTAGGTTTCCAGTAAATACACTGCAGTTTTATCCGGGGGTATTTCATGTAGTATTTTACTGGATTGCTTGAAATGATTGAGCACTTGTGGACAAACATCCATTTAGTGGTTTTAGTGTCATATGTGCAATGCTAAGCAATGCTGCAGGGAGGGTGGTTCTTATGTGATATACCTTGTGCAACCCTTATCAATGGGGAGATGATTAGATTTTTTTCAGTTCTAGATTTTTTGGATTCATGCCTGGAAGatcaaagaagaaggatctccatatggttttcatagacgtAAAAAAgacttatgatagggtgcctagagacaatatggtgggttctggagagaaggggagtgaccaaagggtatatcgaggggattagagacatgtatgaaggtgctaTCACTGCCATTAGATCACCCGTAGGGGAAACaagtgaattttcaatcacCGTAGGATTGTATCAAGGGTCAGCCTTGAGCccgtacctctttgccttagttatggatgaattgactagacaatttcaggaggatatcccatggtgtatgatgtttgtagatgacattgtcctcgtagatgaaagtATGAAACTGCTAAAGGTGTTAATacaaaactagaaatttggagggaagcattagagtcaaagggttttcggataagtaggagtaaaactgagtatatggtgtgcaagtttagtggtaccagcagtgcgcatgaagaaagagtgatgatccaagactaggacataccaaagagtgatcattataggtatttaggctcaattattagtagagatggagagatgagtgctactggtgtactatgtgacaagaaggaaaataggctaagaatagtgctactggtgtactatgagaatgttgaggtggatgtgtggtaagactagatgagacatgattagaaatgaaacggttcgtgagatgataggtgtagcacctatagaggagaagttgagggaaaataggctaaggtggtttgggcatgtctaccgtaaaCCGGGAGATGCATTAGTTAAGAGAGCAGttatgatagctttgggtagcaaatagcaatgctacggggaggggtagacctaaattgacattagatgctgttgtgctcaaagatatgagtataatgggtttgtgtgaacaagtggcccttgacagagctcaatggaggaaaatgattcatgtagccgaccccaagtgattgggacataatgctcggtttggtttggtttggttaacTTGTATATAGTGACAAGGCTGTAGTAGGATATGcccctttatcagtttatgttGTCATGGATGGCCATTGTTAGCAATTTAAGGAGGGGCAAATAGTATTGTATTGCAACTGGTAAATATCACAAGATTCaagatttggttattggcaaaccCTAATATGATCAAAAGACTATACTACCCTTTAAAAAGTAACATTAAAACTAAAATTCACAGCCACAATTATTGACAGCTTGCCAGCATCATGTTGAGAGGCCATGCCTGTGGTTTGGAAAACTGGGAAATTATGAAGTGAATGAATGAATTAGAAACTTTGGTACGTTAGAGATGACTAATGTTCCTGCCTTTTTGTTGCTTTTGCATGCTAGTTATTATTAACGAGAATTTGCCTGTTGGAGTGATTCTTCATTGGTGAGCGCAATTCTACATTAGTATTGAAGTGAGTTTCTCATGTCTTTGTGTAAGTACAAATAAAGACAGGTATTTTGTATGAGAGAATTAAAAATGAGGCTTGCCCATCTACTTGTATTCAGAAGTCGATTGTGGGCCGGGTTTTGGATACTAGCAAAGTCTCTGCTCTCTGCTTGCTATTAGTTAAGTGTTTTGGTGGCAGTGTCTAAGATGCAGACTAGGGCCATTGAAATTGCTCTTACCAcatttttattcattttctaTCATATAAGTCCGGTGAAGCGTAACATCTGCTTACAACTTGTTTGTTTCCTTTCAGTGCATGGTTTTGGCCACTTTCTTTTCAATGCATACTTTGTGCTGATTTTATAGGTCAAGAAGCTAACTTATCTGCTTTCATTTAGACTTGTCTGTTTTAGCAATGAGGTTGATATGAAATGTCtagtaaacaaaaaataaaatgcaggAGATAAAATGCCCACTTCGAGGGGTGGACCTCCAACAGAGTTTTCAGCACACACACAGCTTGCTTTTTCATTCATTCAGCATAATATTCActattcacacacacacacacacacgtacacacacacacacacatatgtacatGTACATTAACTCAGTCATAAACCTACCAAGTAGGATAACTGTCCTATCCCACTACTCATATCACTAATCAACTTTaccataaaattgaagaaatagacAATTCTTTGTTAATACAGAGGTgaacttgtttaatttttttgattgcgTAAGATTTGAACTGCTACCTTCATTTTGACCTTCTATTCTGATTTTTTCCCCAGAAAGTTCCAATTAGGGACCGGCATTCATCAGGTACTAGAAAGGGAAACTACAACGCTGATAGAAGTGACAACCATGGTTATAGGGAGGGGAACTGGAACATCAACTCCAAATCACGAGCTTCTGGGCGCAGCAGCCACAGTCGCAGCCAAACAGAGAAGTCAAACTCAAGGATAGATCGGTTGACTGCCAGCTCAGACAGACATGACTCAGTTCCTTCCTACCAGTCCCAAAATGACCCATTGCACTCTAATTGCGACCAGAGTGGTTCTCCCACTGTGGCATATGGCATGTATCCTTTACAAGCCATGAACGCCAATGGAGTTTCACCAAATGGACCAAATGTTTCATCTATGGTTATGCTATATCCATGGGAACATAATGTCAGTTATGTTTCCCATGGTGAACAGCTTGGGTTTGGATCTCTTGGGCCAGTGGGTTTATCGAGACTGAATGAACAATCACAGCCGAGTGAGGGAAGTCGATCCAGGGGACTGTTTGAGGAACAAAGGTTTCATGGGGGCTCCACTCAATGGTCTTCACCAGATCAGCCATCTTCTCCCCACTTTCAACGGTAATGTTGTTTCCTTTAAAAGCTATTGGCAATTTATGTGACAATTGCAAGTAGTGTGCCTTCATTATTTGACTTGCTCTGTATCATTCCAGCAATATGTCAAAAGTGGCGATATGGTGTGAGCCGAAATACTCTTAAGTGATTTGGAAGTTCTGAATGTTGGGCATTAATCATGGCTAGCTTCTAGGAAAGTTAGATACTACCGAAAAGTTGCCCTTGCTCAGTAGCAGTGGCGTAGCCAAAATTTTGATTGAGTGGGGGCAACTAATCTTTACATTCGTAACATCAATTGAAAGCATTCAagttcaaaataaaaacaactaaTCAATTCAATTGGAAATAATTTGTACTCATTGCTTAAAAATCTAATCCACAATTTTTTTGGTGCACTCGATTTTATAGAACTCTTAGCAATTAGAATAcgagaacaaaagaaaagaaaaaaccaaaagaataagtaccaaacaaaaacaaagaaaaattaaagcaaTATTTACATAAAAGCCAAGATACATAACAAGTAACATCTATTTATATGAGAATTTAAAACCAAAAATGCAATGTAGGGGGACACACTAGATGAGTCTGTTGAATTTATAAAATGTCAGTGGGGTTCATTGAAAGACATAAAATCATGGACTAAACAATAATTGTAGAAAGTTGAGTGGGGGCACAGGCCCCCAGTGAACACTAAATCCGCCACTGGTCGGTAGGCTAAGGATTTTTTACCAGGATTATCATCGCATAGCTCTCCGTTTAGCTATCAGAGGGAATGTAAATAGTTATGATTCTTATGATCTAACTATTGTAACTACCAGGCCCTTACCTGGGCTTTCATTCACCAGGTGCCATTTTTGCAACAACCTGGATTTGGTTTATCGGCGGAACTAAGATTGTGTGGAGCCCAAATTGTTGTGTTCTCTGATGCTCTTTTGTATGTACAGgtttaaaaaattaaccaaTGGGCTAAATCACCTTAGGTTGAGTGAAGAATACACATGGATGTAATTGACCTTGATAAAGAGCTGAGCTTGTTAAAACGAGCTATGAAGTGCATGTTTaatatgataaaaataaaaataaagagtgcATGTTTAATGTCCTGGCTATGTTTATTGTAGTTACCTAGTTCtttccaaaattttctttaCTCTGCATCTTCAAGTTTTTAGGCAATTTTCTCAAAAACTATTGCTGATCATTTTGCTGGAAGGATGCTGTCAATGTATTATGTTAACAGGAGGGTTTGATTATTTTGCCAGATCGGTGGCCCAAAGGAATTATCAGTTGAAAGATGAAGATTTTCCGCCTCTTGCATTTCCGAACCAGGGAGAACATGATACTTGGGAGAGATTATGAAATGGGGAAACCTCTTGTTACCAGCgcttttgttttctcttcacTCATAAAAGGAAACACTCGGGAGTTCTGGTTTGTTGCTTAGATTTTTGATAGTGAAATGTTCACCATTATGCTGTATTAGTGCTTGTATGTATACTATACTGCCATCATCTACTCCACAGCCTTTTCCAAGGATACGGAAGCGTGGCGGGAAAAGGGAAGCGGGATCGGTTTAGATTTACCTTTTAAAACTTAGAATTTGATAGTGAAATCCTCTTCGGGGGTTTGGAATTTAGTTAGGTTACCACATTATAAAGCTATTAATTTCAGGACTTACCTTCACACAGTTGTCGTAGAGTTCAATACTCAAAAACTTACAGTGTATGGTTAGCTCTTAGCATTCAGGATGTTAAATGTAGCAATATCCTTTGTAAAGATGAAATATATGACAAAGCGTTTCATTCTGAAACAAAGTTTGATGCTTCTCTATTGCTATTTCCTAGGATTAACACGCATTTATAATGAAGATTAATTGTCATTGTGCATATCTCAGATTTTATTGAAGTAGGGATTTGATCTGGGATCCAATGGGTACTTTTTCTGATAAGTAAATGCACTGGATATGGTATCAGCAACTTGCAATTTGACTCCGCAAGTTACAAATTATATGTATGGAAGTTGTTTGCATGCAACTAAATGGCCCCTTTCATcttgtctttgtttttgtttgccTTAATAATTCTGGATGAGATTTAAGCACTGGGTGGATGATCCATGGAATGACTGTTACCATGATGTTGAGTTCCCTGTCGAGACTTTCTTGCATTACATAAGGGTGGCTTGGAAAATGAAGCCTACGTTGTAAATTTTCAGAACAGGAGCAGAAATTCATTGATGTTATCCTACCCTAAAATTCGGTGAAGGACCCATCTAATTGTAAGTATGAAAGACGATTTCTCGGTATACTTGGCATATTTGAGGATTTAATTGATTTTTCTAGCATGAGCGTTTTTTGATTTCAACATGAGCATTCATGAACGCCTCAGCAAAACAGAGGGTGGTGAAGGAGTGTAACTTCTCTGTTCAAAAACTTATTTGTTCACATACCTCTattcaaatttggttttggGAGTCACATttcaagaaaaggaaagaaataacGATCTTATTTGAGAATCGAGAAAGATGATTTCTAATAATTCTGATCTTATTTGAGAATCGAGAAAGATGATTTCTAATAATTCTCATCTCTACGCCGATCACTTGGAGTACTTTTTTCAATATGTCCTCTCAAAGACAAACCACACCTTAAATTCTCTACAAGATTTCGTCTCATAATGTTTGCGCATACCTTTTTTAATGCACATCTCCTTTTAATGTTTGATTAGATTTCTAACATTGCTCCTTATTCTCTACTTTTGAAGTTacttttaaacattttttttgagaaattaattttaaacaatttttttttttgagaaagtaCTTTTAAACATTCATGAGGGCTTACTTTTGAAAATTCACACACTTTCTTTGATTAATCTAAGAGCaggaaattttttaaacatttcaaaATAGACTACTGAGCAAACAATTGGGAAGGAGAGAGTAGATCATGAAGGTTTTTCCCcgcccccccaaaaaaattcctGATGACAGAATCAATGCCACCTCCTTACTCCAAGAAACTCTGTTTGAAAACAGAACATCAAAATGGTAGAAGAGGCAATATTTCAAGCAACTTTCATTTCATGGTCGAATCAAGATCATGGTCAATGGAAATCAACATAGATGAGAAAACTCATATTGCCCAGAAAAAGCGGCAAATCTATTTAGAACGCAAACCAGGAACGTTTCTGAGGCCCATTTTGCCAAGAATGTTCTTAGGAATTGCCGGTGGGATGCTGAGCCCCATGCTACGGCTGAACTCACTTGCAAGCTCCACAAGTCTGCTTTTGTCCCGCCCTACATCCTTGTTGGAGTTGTAATAACCGAGCCATGCCTGGTATGCCGcttctttgtttttcatctCCACATGCAACAATGCTTGTTTTACCTGTTTTATATGAGGTAAttgtaattcataaatttcacTCAAGAACTCGTATAAAACAAAAGGCGAAGTTGCAAAAAGAAACAATATGGCTTCTTCATCAAAAGAGTTAAAAGATAAGTCGTGGGAAATGATTTAGGAAGCACGGATACTCCAAAGAGACCACACACATACAAAAGTAAATGTTTTTCTTAATCCGAACACAAAAGTTAATGTCGGTTCTTTCTATTTCCCATACGGCACATGTAAGGGAGGATACAATGACAAGATGATATTGCAAGGATTTAGGGAGGGTTAACATGAACAACATATTAGTCTAAAgtccaaatgaaacaacccCATAGGAGCTTTAATCCAGCCTAAGTTTCTGTGATGTGTAGagtccattaataaaaatattttagagtctagagtccgtgaaaagacaaaattgcctttaatgagacaagagcttgtttggctaacacaaaatatatattttttcatttaaattgtcttaaatgaAACAAGGGCTTgttttggctaacacaaaatgtatttttttcgtattttttgatcttgttgcacttttatagggt contains the following coding sequences:
- the LOC131317130 gene encoding uncharacterized protein LOC131317130 isoform X2, with translation MGEHEKWAQPNGLLPDAGPLIRVDGSERWLKAEERTADLIARIQPNLPSEQRRIAVAGYVQRLVEKCFPCQVFPFGSVPLKTYLPDGDIDLTAFSNNPNLKDTWANQVCDMLETEEKRENAEFHVKEVQYIQAEVKIIKCLVENIVVDISFNQLGGLCTLCFLEKVDRLINQNHLFKRSVILIKAWCFYESRILGAHHGLISTYALETLVLYIFHVFNNSFTGPLEVLYRFLEFFSNFDWENFCVSLWGPVRIRSLPDVTPVPPRKDSGELLPGKLFLEACSSAYAILPGGQENQAQPFVSKHFNVIDPLRVNNNLGRSVSRGNFFRIRSAFSFGAKRLARLLDCPKGNLVYEVNQFFTNTWDRHGSGNRPDAPSLDLLPLRLSTSDDLRENPKNNSNVERISENASGYETKVAHTHSRNSSQSISTSEATLTPTQKRYNHLNNFRVSHKVVQEVSPNSGMYIDKCQMSARPDRLESDTLGRFLFARTHSSPELSEAYSDASSRRRPNKIAEGGKFEATSGRQDNNRRKKPESEILVNHSAHSMNDEPSSSSTSYHGDSGLGAMGEEFSSVSETQGMQQEEQDLVNMMASFTAHSLNGQVHLLPNFASSHLRLPISPAILASMGYAQRNLTGMHPPNIPLVDPSFLNMQFPRGLVSPPQTPYFPGIRLNSNSGDIITPGNEQLGTESNLEEADPDFWEDQNVGSAGDFELDGGNYEMLQSEDKPHSDSMGFDFVPSSQRLSGSSRNDNRSDSSSYKDYRNDVYIDDRITSSRFSSSAHSSPLRSKTSSESSWDGSSANVSKSTRAKRGKKTASLSDPSISYRKGKNASEHDPQPEEDERDLYPLLTMGSEMAERSSRVHGHKLAQTSGADSMIPIAPVLLGHGSRQRIMDNSGAVPFTFYPTGPPVPFLTMLPIYNAPSETATSNASSTSHFSGEDDLDRSNSGQNFDTSEELNTTNSLRGVASVETLNKQKSDILNGDFASHLQNLQYGRFYQDPPYNGGPSVYPSPFALPPVYMQGHYPWNGPGRPLSANMNFSQLMSYGPRLVPATQPQSSVSNRPPNVYQHYVDEVPRHRSGTGTYLPSPKVPIRDRHSSGTRKGNYNADRSDNHGYREGNWNINSKSRASGRSSHSRSQTEKSNSRIDRLTASSDRHDSVPSYQSQNDPLHSNCDQSGSPTVAYGMYPLQAMNANGVSPNGPNVSSMVMLYPWEHNVSYVSHGEQLGFGSLGPVGLSRLNEQSQPSEGSRSRGLFEEQRFHGGSTQWSSPDQPSSPHFQRRV